In one window of Ignatzschineria indica DNA:
- a CDS encoding OmpH family outer membrane protein, protein MFKGILRKGAAVLLTAAFIVFTPISSAKELKIGVVDINLLLEKYIEQKDIYSLLNEEFFARDQYLLNKRDQIESLRRELMNGNNEASVARELERHIVNLEREFVRLSNDTRQEFNLRKNEELYKLQREINNAILEYAQDHDYDLILESGLLFSKESLYLTEPIFQTLVKEESQEKTEEKSEK, encoded by the coding sequence ATGTTTAAAGGCATTTTAAGAAAGGGAGCAGCAGTACTATTAACTGCTGCTTTCATTGTTTTTACTCCTATCTCCTCTGCAAAAGAGTTAAAGATAGGCGTGGTTGATATTAATCTCTTATTAGAGAAATATATTGAACAGAAGGATATCTATTCGCTTCTCAATGAGGAGTTCTTTGCAAGAGATCAATACCTTCTCAATAAGCGTGATCAGATTGAAAGTCTGCGCCGAGAATTGATGAATGGTAATAATGAAGCCTCAGTTGCGCGTGAGTTAGAGCGCCATATTGTCAATCTTGAACGAGAGTTTGTCCGACTCAGTAATGACACGCGTCAGGAGTTCAATCTTCGTAAAAATGAGGAGCTCTATAAGCTACAAAGAGAGATCAATAACGCAATATTAGAATATGCACAAGATCACGATTATGATCTGATTTTAGAGTCAGGATTACTCTTTTCTAAAGAGTCACTCTATTTAACAGAGCCGATCTTCCAAACATTAGTGAAGGAAGAGTCGCAAGAGAAAACGGAAGAGAAAAGCGAGAAGTAG
- the bamA gene encoding outer membrane protein assembly factor BamA, translated as MAIVDIKRVFLATSLMLGAAAFAQKYEVKDIRVEGLEQVNPGVVFTTLGLNPDAPVQKGNVKDIVEKLHATGLFKNVTVKTPNGRILGRTRPKSITVAVPVQKQPSTVRGAGPFGNIRTEPVEPEIEYIYEEIPCTFDDPRCQPVESTVRSNLIVELEEYPVLSRVTFKGNRDLKDPQLNQIISAANLKVGESLKDSSLENAKNNLLKAYETRGKYAVRIEPKVIELPRNRAEIQFEISEGRTGQIKKINFTGNENVSDSKLLRQMRVRESGFRTIFSSGDRYDPYTIQDELDQVQQYYRNNGYLKAEVNYSSATISPNQDTVYLDIDIHEGKQYHFGDFTIVGNYPSVDKEELLSLIDIKPGSLYRAKTVEAAVKTLQDRLGNEGYAQARVNAIPRINEETDTVSFSFAIDQGERYYVNRINIEGNERTQDEVFRRELRQMEGGPFVTSDIERSRVRIQRLAHVEDVEVLTEPVEEGVVDLTYRVKERSAGSITFGLSYGMDSKFGINAGFNQPNFMGTGHELNVQAETNKSGSYYGIDYMNPYFTKDGLSAGVSLSYSKQKHDYDDSGNYIADGLSLMFNFGYPLSEYTAIRAGIGYEQLKLRTTHASPNKIVEEIAKLDCGMACVNSHTEGRLYKAKLNLYRANVGIYRDTRNRTIFSSEGSLNSATITGTLPGSDSKFYKLLLKHQSYYPLSENEDYVFSLRGDIMMGWGYGNDGDTSLPFFENFYAGGLGSVRGYRGSSIGPKYENGDSMGGSLRYNATAELIMKVPGFQDNNDVRWSLFVDAGNVTSKPSKPEFGDVSYSAGASFVWLSPLGPLAFSYAKPFKTREGDREQKFQFSIGIPY; from the coding sequence ATGGCTATTGTCGATATAAAGAGAGTTTTTTTAGCTACGAGCTTAATGCTTGGGGCCGCAGCTTTTGCCCAAAAGTATGAAGTGAAAGATATTCGCGTAGAAGGATTAGAGCAGGTTAACCCGGGTGTTGTCTTTACTACTTTAGGTCTCAATCCAGATGCCCCAGTTCAAAAGGGGAATGTTAAAGATATCGTCGAGAAGCTTCATGCTACGGGACTTTTTAAAAATGTCACAGTGAAAACGCCCAATGGAAGAATTTTGGGGCGTACAAGGCCAAAATCGATTACAGTAGCAGTTCCGGTACAAAAACAACCATCGACGGTGCGTGGTGCCGGCCCATTTGGTAATATCCGTACAGAGCCTGTTGAGCCTGAAATTGAATATATTTATGAAGAGATTCCCTGTACATTTGATGATCCGCGCTGTCAGCCGGTAGAGTCAACTGTACGTTCAAATCTGATTGTTGAGTTAGAAGAGTATCCTGTTCTTTCCCGAGTCACCTTTAAAGGAAATCGTGATCTAAAAGATCCTCAGCTCAATCAGATTATCTCAGCGGCTAATCTTAAAGTGGGAGAGAGCCTTAAAGACTCCTCATTAGAAAATGCAAAAAACAATCTTCTTAAGGCTTATGAGACCCGTGGTAAATATGCGGTAAGAATTGAGCCCAAAGTGATCGAGTTACCCCGTAATCGTGCCGAAATTCAATTTGAGATTTCAGAAGGGCGTACAGGGCAGATTAAAAAGATTAACTTTACCGGTAATGAGAATGTCTCTGATAGTAAATTATTGCGTCAGATGCGTGTTCGAGAGTCGGGCTTTAGAACAATCTTCTCTTCCGGCGATCGCTATGATCCTTACACTATTCAAGATGAACTCGATCAAGTTCAACAATATTATCGTAATAATGGTTATCTCAAGGCTGAGGTCAACTACTCAAGTGCGACCATTAGCCCTAATCAGGATACAGTCTATCTTGATATCGATATTCATGAAGGGAAGCAATACCACTTCGGTGATTTCACCATTGTTGGAAACTATCCGAGCGTTGATAAAGAGGAGTTACTCTCCTTAATTGATATTAAACCGGGTTCACTCTATCGAGCTAAAACAGTTGAAGCAGCAGTTAAAACGTTGCAAGATCGATTAGGAAATGAGGGGTATGCTCAAGCGCGAGTCAACGCAATTCCTCGAATCAATGAAGAGACCGATACCGTTAGCTTCTCCTTTGCAATCGACCAGGGTGAACGTTACTACGTTAATCGTATCAATATCGAAGGTAATGAGCGAACGCAAGATGAGGTATTCCGTAGAGAGTTAAGACAGATGGAAGGGGGCCCGTTTGTAACAAGCGATATTGAGCGCTCACGGGTTCGTATTCAGCGTCTTGCACATGTGGAAGATGTTGAGGTCTTAACTGAGCCAGTCGAAGAGGGTGTGGTAGATCTGACCTACCGTGTTAAAGAACGTAGTGCCGGATCGATCACTTTCGGCTTAAGTTATGGTATGGATAGTAAGTTTGGTATTAATGCCGGCTTCAATCAACCGAACTTTATGGGAACAGGGCATGAACTCAATGTTCAAGCTGAAACCAATAAGAGCGGCAGTTACTACGGCATCGATTATATGAATCCCTACTTTACAAAAGATGGATTAAGTGCAGGTGTCTCCTTAAGTTATAGTAAGCAGAAGCATGACTATGACGATAGTGGTAACTACATTGCCGATGGACTCTCTTTAATGTTCAATTTCGGTTACCCACTCTCTGAATATACTGCGATTCGTGCCGGAATTGGTTATGAGCAGTTAAAGCTTCGTACAACTCATGCGTCTCCTAATAAGATTGTTGAAGAGATTGCAAAATTAGATTGTGGAATGGCTTGTGTTAATAGCCATACTGAGGGGCGACTCTATAAGGCAAAATTGAACCTCTATCGAGCGAATGTTGGAATCTATCGCGATACTCGAAATAGAACGATCTTCTCATCGGAAGGTTCTCTCAATAGTGCAACGATTACGGGAACATTGCCGGGATCAGACTCTAAATTCTACAAATTACTCTTAAAACATCAGAGCTACTATCCATTGAGTGAGAATGAGGATTATGTATTCTCTCTCCGTGGCGATATCATGATGGGCTGGGGTTACGGGAATGATGGTGATACTTCACTTCCATTCTTTGAAAACTTCTATGCCGGTGGTTTAGGATCGGTTCGTGGTTATCGCGGAAGTTCAATCGGGCCAAAATATGAAAATGGCGACTCGATGGGGGGTTCATTGCGCTATAACGCGACAGCAGAATTGATTATGAAGGTTCCTGGATTCCAAGATAATAATGATGTTCGTTGGAGTCTCTTTGTGGATGCCGGGAATGTTACCTCAAAACCGAGTAAACCAGAATTTGGAGATGTGAGTTATTCAGCGGGAGCAAGCTTTGTCTGGTTATCCCCACTTGGTCCACTTGCATTCTCCTATGCGAAGCCATTTAAAACTCGTGAAGGTGATAGAGAGCAGAAATTCCAGTTCTCAATTGGTATCCCTTACTAA